From one Paenibacillus terrae HPL-003 genomic stretch:
- the rpmB gene encoding 50S ribosomal protein L28: MSRKCSVTGKKPGTGNHVSHANNRNRRTWGVNVQKVRILVNGKPKRVYVSTRALKAGKVTRV; this comes from the coding sequence ATGTCTCGTAAATGTTCTGTAACAGGCAAAAAGCCTGGCACCGGTAACCACGTATCTCACGCTAATAACCGTAATCGCCGTACTTGGGGCGTCAACGTACAGAAAGTTCGTATTCTCGTTAACGGTAAACCGAAACGCGTTTATGTCAGCACTCGTGCATTGAAAGCCGGTAAAGTGACTCGCGTGTAG
- the spoVM gene encoding stage V sporulation protein SpoVM produces MKFYTIKLPRFLGGFVKAILNTFQKS; encoded by the coding sequence ATGAAGTTTTATACAATCAAGTTGCCAAGATTTCTGGGTGGATTCGTCAAAGCCATTCTGAATACATTCCAGAAAAGCTGA
- the rpe gene encoding ribulose-phosphate 3-epimerase — MLKIAPSILSADFARLGSEVAEAEAGGADWIHVDVMDGHFVSNITLGPPIVQAIRPHTSLPLDVHLMIEHPERYIGDFVKAGANIVTVHAEACVHLHGVIHLIKQQGALAGVALNPGTSPYAIKEVLPNVDMILVMTVNPGFGGQSFIPETLDKIRRIRTWLNEIGRPDVHIEVDGGIAEETAAAVFDAGADVLVAGSAVFGRADRGAAIAAIRDSAAHLS, encoded by the coding sequence ATGTTAAAAATAGCACCGTCGATTTTATCCGCTGATTTTGCCCGTTTGGGCAGTGAAGTTGCGGAAGCTGAAGCAGGGGGAGCAGACTGGATTCATGTGGATGTTATGGATGGTCATTTTGTATCCAACATTACATTAGGGCCTCCTATCGTTCAGGCTATTCGCCCGCATACTAGCCTTCCTTTGGACGTTCATCTGATGATTGAGCATCCTGAACGTTACATCGGCGATTTTGTGAAGGCAGGAGCTAATATCGTTACTGTTCATGCCGAAGCTTGTGTTCATCTGCACGGGGTCATTCATTTGATCAAGCAGCAAGGTGCTCTTGCGGGTGTGGCCCTCAATCCGGGTACTTCACCATATGCGATCAAGGAAGTGCTGCCAAATGTAGATATGATTCTGGTTATGACAGTTAACCCTGGGTTTGGGGGACAGTCTTTTATTCCGGAGACGCTGGATAAAATCAGACGGATTCGTACATGGTTGAATGAAATCGGCCGTCCGGATGTACATATCGAAGTAGACGGAGGCATTGCGGAGGAGACGGCAGCAGCCGTATTTGATGCAGGGGCTGACGTTCTGGTGGCCGGTAGTGCGGTATTTGGCAGAGCGGACCGTGGAGCGGCTATTGCGGCTATTCGCGACAGTGCGGCTCATTTGTCCTAG
- the rsgA gene encoding ribosome small subunit-dependent GTPase A, whose protein sequence is MPEGLIVKALSGYYYVSSLDQNGRPVSGEATVQCRARGIFKKKEITPLVGDRVVYELTENGEGMVNEIRKRTTELIRPPVANTTLAVLLFSLREPDLNLPLLDKFLVHIEHAGLDTIICLTKRDLYEGSPSEDETVLAVQEMYRKIGYEVLVTSARTGEGTAELKKLLAGQISVFSGQSGVGKSSMLNALEPGLTLETSAISNKLGRGRHTTRHVELIPLDNGGFVADTPGFSQLDFLELGVDELSPCFREFQPYADGCKFRGCTHIHEPGCKVREALSEGHISQGRYDNYLQFYQELKEKKRRY, encoded by the coding sequence ATGCCTGAAGGTCTGATCGTCAAGGCGCTCAGCGGATATTATTATGTCTCCAGTCTGGATCAGAATGGGCGGCCGGTATCCGGCGAAGCTACGGTACAATGCAGAGCACGCGGAATTTTTAAGAAAAAAGAGATTACGCCGCTTGTTGGCGACCGGGTCGTTTACGAGCTGACTGAAAATGGGGAAGGTATGGTTAATGAGATTCGAAAGCGCACGACGGAGCTCATTCGCCCGCCAGTGGCTAACACTACGCTTGCCGTACTGTTGTTTTCCCTGCGTGAGCCGGATTTAAATCTGCCGCTGTTGGACAAATTTTTGGTGCATATTGAGCATGCCGGGCTGGATACAATTATCTGTCTGACAAAGCGCGATTTGTATGAGGGCAGCCCTTCGGAGGATGAGACGGTTTTGGCCGTTCAGGAAATGTACCGGAAGATTGGTTATGAAGTGCTGGTGACCAGTGCACGTACCGGGGAAGGTACAGCTGAGCTTAAGAAGCTGTTGGCGGGTCAAATCAGCGTGTTTTCCGGACAGTCAGGTGTTGGGAAGTCTTCCATGCTTAATGCGCTGGAACCGGGTCTAACACTGGAGACGAGTGCCATTAGCAATAAGCTGGGCCGAGGACGGCACACGACTCGTCATGTAGAATTAATTCCACTCGACAATGGCGGTTTTGTAGCAGATACACCGGGTTTCAGCCAGCTGGATTTCCTGGAGCTGGGTGTGGATGAGTTATCCCCATGTTTCCGTGAATTTCAACCGTACGCTGATGGGTGTAAATTTCGAGGTTGTACCCATATTCACGAACCTGGCTGTAAAGTGAGAGAGGCCTTGTCAGAAGGACATATTTCGCAGGGCCGGTACGATAACTATTTACAGTTTTATCAGGAGTTAAAAGAAAAAAAGCGGAGGTACTGA
- the pknB gene encoding Stk1 family PASTA domain-containing Ser/Thr kinase, whose amino-acid sequence MIGHLLGGRYEIIERIGGGGMALVYRAQDILLNRNVAVKVLRQQFVHDDEFIRRFRREAQSAASLSHPNVVSIYDVGQEDEIHYIVMECVEGKNLNEIIKERAPLQVDEAVRIASQICDALEHAHQNQIIHRDIKPHNILIGRNGRVKVTDFGIARAVTSTTITQTGSVVGSVHYFSPEHAKGVVTGEKSDLYSLGIVLYQMLTAQLPFLGESPISVALKHLQEEFEEPRKINPLIPQSVENVILKSMRKNPEERYQSADEMLKDLETCLLPGRRNESKLEFTHLDDEDQTRVIPAIKPQQMGMSSNGDDAPAQSGDSEKLQSKQTAKKSKKKPILWVTLVLVLLLCMGGVVYYVQNLLVVPDVVVPNVVTKTEDQAKLLISQSGLSIKDPIKREYKDGVAPGVVFYQSYPEKSVVKKGTEIELKVGIAKPLTPMPDVKGQSYDDAVKLLTSQQIKETQIQRNEQFSDKAEGTVLSQTPAANESFDKDIVQVVLTVSKGAATVKMPNLVGKTQKEAENEVKSAGLKVGSVKEEFSYEQGKGKVTKQWPSEAGSDLPPNTEITFYVSTGYPPEAITLPFNVPVAPKEEGKNSKIRITYTDARGENQEWGSRTINTTQVFTINLLLAPNKDSVVSVYRDGQFVDTYPVSYIDAKNGTVTMPQIAPPAGTTPTDTPEGTSSQNGSGNGEQGNNVDTSNGGTGDDSNNHDGTDGNGEPSALAPEAGSTGVTRGKFAVKHTIDSGNGKGLHKKQGEVIEAVKHQ is encoded by the coding sequence ATGATCGGGCACCTGCTTGGGGGAAGATATGAAATTATTGAGCGCATCGGCGGCGGCGGTATGGCGCTGGTGTACAGGGCTCAAGATATTTTGCTGAATCGTAATGTAGCGGTCAAGGTGCTGCGTCAGCAATTTGTTCATGATGATGAATTTATTCGCCGGTTTCGGCGTGAGGCGCAGTCTGCGGCCTCGCTCTCCCATCCGAATGTGGTCAGTATTTATGATGTCGGCCAAGAGGATGAAATCCATTATATTGTAATGGAGTGCGTGGAGGGCAAAAATCTGAACGAAATCATTAAGGAACGTGCCCCGCTGCAAGTGGATGAAGCGGTACGAATTGCTTCTCAGATTTGTGATGCGCTGGAGCACGCTCACCAAAATCAAATTATTCACCGGGACATAAAACCGCATAACATATTGATCGGGCGCAACGGACGGGTAAAGGTAACCGATTTTGGGATTGCTAGAGCCGTTACGTCAACGACGATTACCCAGACAGGCTCTGTCGTGGGCTCTGTCCATTACTTTTCACCCGAGCATGCGAAGGGAGTCGTCACCGGCGAGAAATCGGACTTATATTCTCTTGGGATTGTTTTATACCAAATGCTGACGGCGCAGCTCCCTTTTCTGGGGGAAAGCCCGATCAGTGTAGCACTCAAGCATTTGCAAGAGGAGTTTGAGGAACCGCGCAAAATTAATCCGCTGATTCCGCAAAGCGTGGAAAACGTTATTTTAAAATCCATGCGCAAAAATCCAGAGGAACGTTATCAATCAGCGGATGAAATGCTAAAAGATTTGGAGACATGCCTGTTGCCGGGACGACGTAATGAATCCAAACTGGAATTTACACATTTGGACGACGAGGATCAAACGCGGGTTATTCCGGCTATTAAGCCTCAGCAAATGGGAATGTCCTCCAATGGAGACGACGCGCCTGCCCAATCCGGCGATTCTGAAAAGCTTCAGAGCAAGCAAACGGCTAAAAAAAGTAAAAAGAAGCCGATCTTGTGGGTAACGCTGGTGCTCGTATTGCTTCTTTGCATGGGTGGCGTAGTGTACTATGTGCAAAATTTGCTCGTCGTCCCTGACGTTGTAGTGCCGAATGTGGTGACCAAGACAGAGGATCAAGCCAAACTATTGATCAGTCAGTCCGGGTTGTCCATTAAGGACCCGATTAAGCGTGAGTATAAGGATGGGGTTGCGCCTGGAGTTGTTTTCTATCAGAGCTATCCAGAGAAATCTGTGGTTAAGAAGGGAACAGAAATTGAGCTGAAAGTTGGGATTGCCAAGCCGCTTACTCCGATGCCGGATGTCAAAGGGCAGAGCTATGATGATGCTGTCAAGCTGTTGACCTCCCAGCAAATTAAGGAGACACAGATTCAGCGGAATGAGCAGTTCAGTGATAAGGCCGAAGGAACCGTCCTTAGTCAGACACCAGCGGCAAATGAGTCCTTTGATAAAGATATAGTACAGGTGGTGCTAACGGTCAGCAAAGGCGCTGCTACAGTAAAAATGCCAAATCTAGTAGGCAAGACGCAGAAAGAAGCGGAAAATGAGGTCAAAAGTGCTGGATTAAAGGTTGGCTCGGTCAAAGAGGAATTCAGCTATGAGCAGGGAAAAGGCAAAGTAACCAAGCAGTGGCCATCAGAGGCTGGCAGTGATTTGCCTCCAAATACAGAAATTACATTTTATGTAAGCACTGGTTATCCACCAGAAGCGATTACACTGCCATTTAATGTGCCAGTTGCGCCGAAGGAAGAGGGTAAAAACAGCAAAATTCGTATTACTTATACGGATGCACGTGGAGAAAACCAGGAATGGGGAAGCCGTACGATTAATACGACACAAGTGTTCACTATTAATCTGTTGCTGGCTCCGAACAAGGACAGTGTTGTCTCTGTATACAGAGATGGACAATTTGTTGATACGTATCCCGTTTCTTATATTGACGCGAAGAATGGAACGGTGACGATGCCTCAAATCGCTCCACCTGCTGGAACTACACCGACGGATACGCCAGAAGGTACTTCTTCACAGAATGGCAGTGGAAACGGTGAACAAGGGAATAACGTGGATACTTCAAATGGTGGTACCGGGGACGACTCGAACAATCATGATGGCACCGATGGTAACGGTGAACCGTCCGCTCTTGCCCCCGAAGCCGGCTCAACGGGCGTAACACGTGGTAAGTTTGCCGTTAAACACACAATCGATTCAGGTAATGGAAAGGGCCTCCACAAAAAACAGGGTGAAGTCATTGAGGCTGTAAAGCATCAGTAA
- a CDS encoding Stp1/IreP family PP2C-type Ser/Thr phosphatase, producing MIKTVHVSHVGRVRSVNEDSAWIRHLEQGYILGIVADGMGGHLAGDTASRLAVETLAADLATLESGLSAHSLTAALSDAILHANEVIFQTAAHDDKYHNMGTTVVAVLLNDASGIIGHIGDSRAYVISKGAVRQITEDHTLVNELFKNGQISKEERENHPRRNVLTRALGTDSEVRVDIDSISLEKGDVLLLCSDGLSNLVTEEQISKVVGAAENPLEERADRLLHLALLAGGDDNITVALFELPDDTVSLSEKGWDA from the coding sequence TTGATCAAAACAGTTCATGTCAGCCACGTCGGACGTGTACGTTCGGTGAATGAGGATTCTGCCTGGATCAGGCACTTGGAGCAGGGGTATATTCTTGGAATTGTTGCCGATGGCATGGGGGGGCATTTGGCCGGTGATACGGCCAGCCGCCTTGCGGTTGAGACACTTGCCGCTGATTTGGCGACGCTGGAGAGCGGGTTATCCGCGCATTCTTTGACAGCGGCGCTTAGCGACGCTATTTTGCATGCTAATGAAGTCATCTTCCAGACGGCTGCCCACGATGATAAGTATCACAATATGGGAACAACGGTTGTAGCCGTTTTGCTAAACGATGCCTCCGGGATTATCGGACATATTGGGGACAGCCGTGCCTATGTGATTTCTAAAGGGGCGGTACGTCAGATTACGGAAGACCACACACTGGTCAATGAGTTATTCAAAAACGGCCAGATCAGCAAGGAAGAGCGGGAGAACCATCCCCGCCGCAATGTGTTAACACGGGCGCTGGGCACTGATTCCGAGGTGCGGGTGGATATTGACTCCATTTCCCTGGAAAAAGGCGATGTGTTGTTACTGTGCAGCGACGGGCTGAGCAATCTGGTGACAGAGGAGCAAATTAGTAAAGTAGTAGGTGCCGCCGAGAATCCTCTGGAGGAACGAGCGGATCGTCTGCTGCATCTGGCGCTGCTTGCCGGAGGCGACGACAACATCACGGTAGCTTTGTTTGAATTGCCCGATGACACGGTTTCATTGAGTGAAAAGGGGTGGGACGCATGA
- the rlmN gene encoding 23S rRNA (adenine(2503)-C(2))-methyltransferase RlmN, which yields MKPFIYDLTLEELQDWAKRNGEPAFRGGQIFDWLYVKRVNDFSEMTNLSKSLREKLEDQFSFVTLHEITKLESKDGTVKFLFGLHDDHAIETVIMRHNYGNSICVTTQVGCRIGCTFCASTLGGLKRNLTAGEITAQVVQAQKILDKTDERVSSIVIMGSGEPFENYEATMTFLRTMIHEKGLNIGQRHITVSTSGIVPNIYKFADEDTQINLAISIHAPNDALRSKLMPVNRRYPFQDVMESLRYYLAKTGRRISFEYALIGGVNDQAEHAEELADVLKDMLCHVNLIPVNHVPERKYVRTSRSDIFNFQRILAEKGVNVTIRREQGHDIAAACGQLRAKHMELG from the coding sequence ATGAAACCTTTTATATATGATTTAACTCTGGAGGAGCTGCAGGACTGGGCCAAGCGTAATGGCGAGCCTGCTTTTCGCGGAGGACAAATTTTTGATTGGCTGTATGTGAAGCGGGTCAATGATTTCAGTGAGATGACGAATTTGTCCAAGTCGCTGAGAGAGAAGCTTGAGGACCAGTTCAGCTTTGTGACGCTTCATGAAATTACAAAGCTGGAGTCGAAGGACGGTACGGTGAAATTCCTGTTTGGTCTGCATGATGATCATGCTATCGAGACAGTTATTATGAGACACAATTACGGAAACAGTATTTGTGTAACGACTCAAGTGGGCTGCCGGATCGGCTGTACATTTTGCGCTTCGACGCTTGGAGGACTCAAACGCAACCTGACCGCTGGTGAAATTACTGCGCAGGTCGTTCAGGCACAGAAAATTTTGGATAAGACGGATGAACGTGTGAGCAGCATCGTCATTATGGGTTCGGGTGAGCCTTTTGAAAACTATGAAGCGACCATGACATTTTTGCGTACGATGATTCATGAAAAGGGTCTGAATATCGGTCAGCGTCACATCACGGTGTCGACCAGCGGTATCGTGCCGAATATTTACAAATTTGCGGACGAGGATACCCAGATTAATCTGGCAATATCCATTCATGCGCCTAATGATGCGCTTCGTTCGAAGCTAATGCCTGTAAACCGACGTTATCCTTTCCAGGATGTTATGGAATCGCTTCGTTACTATCTTGCTAAAACAGGCCGGAGAATTTCGTTTGAATATGCCTTGATTGGCGGAGTGAATGATCAGGCGGAACATGCTGAAGAACTGGCGGACGTGCTGAAGGACATGCTGTGCCACGTCAACCTGATTCCAGTTAACCATGTGCCTGAGCGCAAATATGTGCGCACATCGCGTAGCGATATTTTTAATTTCCAGCGCATTCTTGCCGAGAAAGGCGTCAATGTGACGATCCGGCGTGAGCAGGGTCATGATATCGCCGCTGCGTGCGGCCAGTTGCGTGCAAAGCATATGGAGTTGGGGTGA
- the rsmB gene encoding 16S rRNA (cytosine(967)-C(5))-methyltransferase RsmB, with protein MSGGHSRQGGQGRDTGARAGKTRNQTAREVALDVLTGVEQEGAYSNLELNRRLQQAGLSASDAGLATELVYGTVARRNTLDYFLNKFVQKGTAKLQAWVRSLLRMSVYQIVYLDRIPDHAVVSEAVTIAKRRGHQGISGMVNGVLRSMLREPDKLRIPDGLSAEERIALEHSHPQWLVKRWIKQYGVDIAEAICRANNEPPAVSVRVNTTMTTRDQLLIEMLAKGMDAVPSAVSPYGIVVRSGGNMALTTWYTDGLLSVQDESSMLVAEAVAPEPDMLVLDCCAAPGGKTAHMAELMKDQGRIIANDLHAHKHRLIQEQADRLGLDAVETVTGDALELKNRYAPASFDRVLLDAPCSGFGVIRRKPDLRWSKTPQDVRDITQLQHELLDSVAELLKPGGILVYSTCTIEPDENEGQITRFLGEHPEYELAEGHSFPDVTDGMDHAQRGSIQLLPQHFHSDGFYIARLRRVK; from the coding sequence GTGAGCGGCGGTCACTCCCGTCAGGGAGGTCAAGGCAGGGACACTGGTGCAAGAGCAGGCAAGACCCGTAATCAGACGGCTAGGGAAGTTGCGTTGGATGTGCTGACGGGAGTTGAGCAGGAGGGTGCATATAGCAACCTTGAGCTGAACCGTCGGCTTCAACAGGCGGGCTTGTCCGCGAGTGACGCTGGCTTGGCTACGGAACTTGTATACGGTACGGTTGCACGCCGGAATACGCTGGATTATTTTCTGAACAAGTTTGTTCAGAAAGGAACGGCCAAGCTCCAGGCTTGGGTACGTTCACTGTTGCGAATGAGTGTGTATCAGATCGTATATCTGGATCGCATTCCGGATCATGCAGTCGTAAGCGAGGCAGTGACCATTGCCAAGCGTCGCGGACACCAAGGGATTTCAGGGATGGTCAACGGCGTGTTGCGCAGCATGCTGCGTGAGCCGGACAAGCTGCGCATTCCGGACGGGCTGTCAGCCGAGGAACGGATTGCATTGGAGCATTCCCATCCGCAGTGGCTGGTCAAGCGCTGGATCAAGCAATACGGTGTGGATATTGCGGAAGCCATCTGCCGCGCTAATAATGAGCCGCCTGCGGTCAGCGTGCGGGTGAACACGACAATGACCACTCGTGATCAACTCTTGATCGAGATGCTTGCAAAAGGGATGGATGCTGTTCCATCGGCGGTTAGCCCTTACGGAATTGTCGTTCGCAGCGGCGGAAATATGGCGCTCACTACCTGGTATACGGACGGCTTGCTGTCCGTGCAGGATGAAAGCTCTATGCTTGTCGCTGAGGCGGTTGCACCTGAGCCGGATATGCTGGTACTGGATTGCTGCGCTGCTCCGGGCGGCAAAACAGCTCATATGGCTGAGTTGATGAAGGATCAGGGCCGGATTATCGCCAACGATCTGCATGCTCACAAACATCGGCTAATCCAGGAACAGGCAGACCGGCTAGGGCTGGATGCCGTGGAAACGGTCACCGGGGATGCACTTGAGTTGAAAAATCGTTATGCTCCGGCATCATTTGACCGCGTCTTGCTCGACGCGCCATGCTCCGGTTTTGGAGTGATCCGCCGCAAGCCTGATTTGCGCTGGAGTAAAACTCCACAGGATGTCCGCGACATCACACAGCTCCAGCATGAACTGCTGGACAGCGTAGCTGAGCTTTTGAAGCCGGGCGGTATTCTGGTATACAGTACATGCACGATTGAACCGGATGAAAATGAAGGGCAAATCACTCGCTTTTTAGGTGAGCATCCCGAGTATGAATTGGCAGAAGGACATTCCTTCCCAGACGTAACTGACGGCATGGACCATGCTCAGCGCGGCTCGATACAGCTGTTGCCGCAGCATTTTCACAGCGACGGATTTTATATCGCGCGTCTGCGCCGGGTGAAATAG
- the def gene encoding peptide deformylase → MSIRIIVLEPDDVLHKVAKEVTKITPNVQKLLDDMADTMYEAEGVGLAAPQVGILKRLIVVDAGDEHGLIKMINPEIVSEEGEQFGAEGCLSIPGLNGDVRRAEKVTVKGLDRDGKAITVTATGLLSRAFQHEIDHLNGVLFTDIAEKVYEVAPEQPGPNRQTGE, encoded by the coding sequence ATGTCAATTAGAATTATAGTGTTGGAACCGGATGATGTATTGCACAAAGTAGCAAAGGAAGTTACTAAAATTACGCCTAACGTGCAAAAGCTGCTCGACGATATGGCAGATACCATGTATGAAGCTGAGGGAGTGGGTCTTGCTGCTCCACAGGTAGGTATTTTGAAGCGTCTAATCGTTGTGGATGCCGGGGATGAGCATGGTTTAATTAAAATGATTAACCCTGAAATTGTGTCCGAAGAAGGCGAGCAATTTGGTGCTGAGGGCTGCTTAAGTATTCCTGGGTTAAATGGTGATGTGCGTCGTGCCGAGAAGGTTACTGTCAAGGGGCTGGACCGTGATGGTAAGGCGATTACGGTTACAGCGACAGGCTTGCTTTCTCGGGCTTTTCAACATGAAATTGACCATTTGAACGGAGTTTTATTTACGGATATTGCGGAAAAAGTATATGAGGTTGCTCCGGAACAGCCAGGACCGAACCGCCAGACAGGAGAGTGA
- the priA gene encoding primosomal protein N': MEMGNLVAKVIVDVPAKDTDRTFDYLIPESMRPWIEPGSRVAVPFGKRTVQAFVISVVPAEEPPKYRMRAIQELLDLVPPLSPDLVELGKWISERYACNQIMALQVMIPTALKGKAERYISITEQHEFADHLPATDVLNYGSEADTHRTMRLDMRGEPEWALLTDDGMSDPAERQIVSFIQEKEQVPLQQLSRRFPEEAEIIKSLLRRGVLQESQVIKDKLGKKTMKAVDLAIGIDEASAALEQFSIKAQRQREVLAFLLERSEFLPLPLKEVMTSLSVSAATVKALEDKGYAVLEDVEVFRDPYRGRNFKPTKPLPLTEEQQYVYERIIRQLDTREQGAYLLHGVTGSGKTEIYLQTIQRCIEQKRQAIVLVPEISLTPQMVERFKGRFGDQVAVMHSRLSGGERYDEWRKIREGRVKVAIGARSAVFAPFRELGLIIMDEEHETSYKQEETPKYHARDVAVRRAHQHGAVVILGSATPSLESYYAARSQSNDEFAPLLLEMPTRALGNSLPEVHIMDMREELRAGNRSMFSRALHNGIAERLERKEQTVLLLNRRGHSTFVMCRSCGYVAGCPHCDISLTYHQRSNNLRCHYCGYSESVPQVCPECGSEHIRYFGTGTQRVEEELAKLFPGIRVVRMDVDTTTEKNAHEKLLKQFRDKKADVLLGTQMVAKGLDFPDVTLVGVITADSALNLPDFRAAEKTFQLLTQVAGRAGRHQLPGEVFVQTYTPEHYSVIHASRHDYGSFVREELKHRRNLHYPPYCRLILVTFSHEQLPVLVRLAENYSATLQGRARQRGWFGNMDRLTSDVLDILGPVASPISRIKNRYRFQCMIKWRGNIDAIGLAQQVADEMAESAQAQKLLISLDVDPQMLM; the protein is encoded by the coding sequence ATGGAAATGGGCAATTTAGTTGCCAAAGTTATTGTAGATGTGCCCGCTAAGGATACGGATCGTACTTTCGATTATCTGATCCCTGAGTCGATGCGGCCATGGATTGAGCCGGGGAGCCGGGTTGCAGTGCCGTTCGGCAAACGGACGGTGCAGGCTTTTGTCATCTCGGTAGTACCGGCCGAGGAGCCGCCGAAATATCGGATGAGAGCGATACAGGAACTGTTGGATTTGGTACCGCCCCTTTCTCCGGATCTGGTAGAACTGGGTAAATGGATAAGCGAACGTTATGCCTGCAATCAAATTATGGCGCTGCAAGTGATGATTCCTACAGCGCTAAAGGGCAAGGCTGAACGTTATATTTCTATCACTGAGCAGCATGAGTTCGCAGATCATCTGCCTGCTACTGACGTTTTGAATTACGGTTCAGAAGCGGATACCCATCGAACCATGCGGCTGGATATGAGGGGAGAACCCGAATGGGCTCTCCTGACTGACGATGGTATGAGTGACCCGGCTGAACGCCAGATTGTCAGCTTTATTCAGGAGAAGGAGCAAGTCCCGCTTCAGCAGCTAAGCCGCCGTTTCCCGGAAGAAGCAGAGATTATTAAATCGCTGTTGCGCCGGGGGGTGCTTCAGGAGAGTCAGGTTATTAAGGACAAGCTTGGTAAGAAGACCATGAAGGCCGTGGATTTGGCTATCGGCATAGACGAGGCATCAGCGGCGCTGGAACAGTTTTCCATCAAAGCGCAGCGTCAGCGGGAGGTACTTGCTTTTTTGCTGGAACGCAGCGAGTTCCTGCCCCTGCCGCTGAAGGAAGTCATGACCTCGCTTAGTGTATCAGCCGCAACGGTCAAGGCGCTGGAGGATAAGGGCTATGCGGTGCTTGAGGATGTAGAGGTGTTCCGCGACCCTTATCGGGGTAGAAACTTCAAGCCTACGAAGCCGTTGCCGCTCACCGAAGAGCAGCAATACGTGTATGAACGGATCATTCGGCAGTTGGATACGCGTGAGCAAGGAGCTTATTTGCTGCATGGAGTTACGGGCAGCGGCAAGACGGAAATTTATTTACAGACGATTCAACGCTGTATTGAGCAGAAGCGTCAGGCGATTGTGCTGGTTCCGGAAATATCGTTAACACCGCAAATGGTAGAGCGTTTTAAAGGTCGCTTTGGTGATCAGGTCGCGGTGATGCACAGCAGACTGTCCGGGGGCGAACGTTACGACGAGTGGCGCAAAATACGCGAAGGCCGTGTGAAGGTGGCGATTGGCGCCCGCTCGGCTGTATTTGCGCCTTTTCGTGAACTGGGCCTTATTATTATGGATGAGGAACATGAAACCTCTTATAAGCAGGAAGAGACACCCAAATACCACGCGCGTGACGTGGCCGTACGCAGAGCCCATCAGCATGGGGCTGTGGTTATTCTTGGCTCGGCTACGCCGTCGCTGGAAAGCTATTATGCGGCCCGCTCGCAAAGCAATGACGAGTTTGCGCCGCTGCTGCTTGAAATGCCGACACGCGCACTGGGGAACTCATTACCCGAGGTGCATATCATGGATATGCGCGAGGAACTGCGTGCTGGCAACCGTTCCATGTTCAGCCGTGCATTGCATAACGGAATCGCAGAGCGGCTGGAGCGTAAGGAACAGACAGTATTGCTGCTGAATCGGCGCGGACATTCCACGTTCGTCATGTGCCGTAGCTGCGGCTATGTGGCGGGTTGCCCGCATTGCGATATTTCGCTCACATATCATCAGCGGTCAAACAATTTACGTTGCCATTACTGCGGCTATTCTGAGTCCGTGCCTCAGGTTTGCCCGGAATGCGGTAGTGAGCATATTCGCTACTTTGGTACAGGTACTCAGCGAGTGGAAGAGGAACTGGCAAAGTTGTTTCCCGGTATACGCGTCGTGCGGATGGATGTCGATACAACGACGGAAAAAAATGCTCATGAAAAGCTGCTTAAGCAATTTCGTGATAAAAAAGCGGATGTGCTGCTCGGCACCCAAATGGTTGCCAAAGGACTGGACTTTCCCGATGTAACGCTGGTAGGGGTCATCACAGCGGATTCGGCGCTTAATTTACCGGACTTTCGGGCTGCGGAAAAGACATTCCAGTTGCTGACACAGGTAGCCGGACGCGCCGGGAGGCATCAATTGCCTGGGGAAGTGTTCGTGCAAACCTATACACCGGAGCATTACTCGGTTATTCACGCGAGTCGGCACGATTACGGTTCTTTTGTCAGGGAAGAGTTAAAACACCGCCGTAATCTGCATTATCCACCGTATTGCCGTCTCATTTTGGTGACCTTCTCTCATGAGCAGCTCCCGGTACTGGTTCGGCTGGCTGAGAACTATTCAGCCACACTACAAGGGAGAGCGAGACAAAGGGGTTGGTTCGGCAATATGGATCGGCTTACATCGGATGTACTTGACATTTTGGGGCCCGTGGCTTCACCGATTTCGAGAATCAAGAATAGATACCGATTTCAATGTATGATAAAATGGCGTGGAAATATAGACGCAATTGGTCTGGCCCAGCAGGTAGCTGATGAAATGGCGGAATCCGCACAGGCCCAAAAGCTGCTGATCAGTCTGGATGTCGATCCGCAAATGCTTATGTAG